A window from Erythrolamprus reginae isolate rEryReg1 chromosome 11, rEryReg1.hap1, whole genome shotgun sequence encodes these proteins:
- the DHDDS gene encoding dehydrodolichyl diphosphate synthase complex subunit DHDDS, producing the protein MSWIREGELSLLERFCASVIKAGPMPKHIAFIMDGNRRYAQKHQVVKLEGHSQGFAKLTQTLQWCLSVGVREVTVYAFSIENFKRSREEVEGLMQLARQKFIRLLEEQENLEKHGVCIRVLGDLSLLPQDIQELIAKVVLTTKHYNTCFLNIGFAYTSREEISNAVKELAWGVEEGLLQPSDVSESLIDKCLYSCKSPHPDILIRTSGEVRLSDFMLWQTSHSCLVFQSVLWPDYSFWNLCEAILRFQMNYNALQKARDVYMEQRKWQQLETDKAQVLQKLKNEESATCGDAQKCGILLREFKAKREERIQRFLQALEHKRIDFLEKLALAAAR; encoded by the exons GCAGGGCCAATGCCCAAGCACATTGCTTTCATCATGGATGGCAATCGTCGTTACGCTCAGAAGCATCAGGTGGTGAAGTTGGAAGGACATTCCCAGGGTTTTGCAAAACTAACACAG ACACTACAATGGTGTTTGAGTGTGGGTGTCCGGGAAGTCACCGTTTATGCCTTTAGCATCGAGAATTTCAAGCGATCCCGAGAAGAAGTTGAAGGCTTGATGCAACTGGCTAGGCAAAAATTCATCCGTCTTCTTGAAGAACA AGAGAACTTGGAGAAACATGGTGTGTGCATTCGAGTTCTTGGCGATCTGTCCCTTCTGCCACAGGATATCCAGGAACTGATTGCTAAGGTTGTGCTGACAACTAAGCATTACAATAC GTGTTTCTTGAACATTGGTTTTGCATACACATCAAGAGAGGAGATCAGTAATGCAGTGAAAGAGTTGGCTTGGGGCGTCGAAGAAGGACTGCTTCAACCCAG TGATGTGTCAGAATCGCTCATCGACAAATGCCTTTACTCCTGCAAATCTCCTCATCCAGACATTCTGATCAGAACATCTGGAGAAGTTCGACTTAGTGATTTTATGCTCTGGCAG aCGTCCCATTCTTGCCTCGTGTTTCAAAGTGTTCTGTGGCCAGACTATTCGTTCTGGAATTTATGTGAGGCCATCCTTCGGTTTCAGATGAACTACAATGCATTACAA AAAGCCAGAGATGTCTACATGGAACAAAGGAAGTGGCAACAATTAGAAACCGATAAGGCACAAGTCTTACAGAAACTGAAAAATGAAGAATCAGCAACCTGTGGAGATGCTCAAAAATGTGGGATACTTTTGCGAGAATTCAAAGCTAAACGGGAAGAGAGGATTCAAAGGTTTTTGCAGGCCCTTGAGCACAAAAGGATAGACTTCCTAGAAAAACTGGCATTGGCAGCTGCAAGATAA